The following proteins are co-located in the Theropithecus gelada isolate Dixy chromosome 19, Tgel_1.0, whole genome shotgun sequence genome:
- the LOC112612821 gene encoding zinc finger protein 208-like isoform X6, translated as MLENYRNLVFLVICSHFAQDLWPEQGIEDSFQKVTLRRYEKCGPENLQLKIGCTNVDECKVHKEGYNQLNHSLTTTQSKVFQCGKYANVFHKCSNSNRRKVRHTGKKLLKCKEYGKAFSWSSSLTKHKRIHAGEKPYKCEECGKAFKWYSNLSYHKKIHTGEKPYKCEECGKGFSTFSVLTKHKVIHTGEKPYKCEECGKAFGWSSSLANHQRIHAGQKPYKCKECGKAFSNFSVLTKHKVIHTGEKPYKCEECGKAFGWSSSLTKHQRIHAGEKPYKCEECGKTFKWFSNLSYHKKIHTGEKPYKCEECGKGFSTFSVLTKHKVIHTGEKLYKCEECGKAYKWRSTLSYHKKIHTREKPYKCEECGKGFSMFSTLTKHKVIHTGEKPYKCEECGKAFSWLSVFSKHKETHAGEKFYKCEECGKSFSRFSVLTKHKVIHTGEKLYKCEECGKAYKWSSTLSYHKKIHTGEKPHKCEECGKGFSTFSILTKHKRIHTGEKPYKCKECGKGFSRFSILTKHKVIHTGEKPYKCEECGKAFSRFSVFSKHKKIHAGGKFYKREECDKAFKQSSTLTTYKKIHTGEKH; from the exons ttatATGTTCTCATTTTGCTCAAGACCTTTGGCCAGAGCAGGGCATAGAAGATTCTTTCCAAAAAGTGACATTGAGAAGATATGAAAAATGTGGACCTGAGAATTTACAGTTAAAAATTGGTTGTACCAATGTGGATGAGTGTAAGGTGCACAAAGAAGGTTATAATCAGCTTAACCATAGTTTGACAACTACACAGAGCAAAGTATTTCAATGTGGCAAATATGCAAATGTCTTTCATAAATGTTCAAATTCAAACAGACGTAAGGTAAGGcatactggaaagaaacttttgaAATGTAAAGAAT aTGGCAAAGCCTTCAGCTGGTCCTCAAGCCTTACTAAACACAAGAGAATTCatgctggagagaaaccctacaaatgtgaagaatgtggcaaagcctttaagtGGTACTCAAACCTTAGTTatcataagaaaattcatactggagagaaaccctacaaatgtgaagaatgtggcaaaggcttTAGTACGTTCTCAGTCCTTACTAAACATAaggtaattcatactggagagaaaccctacaaatgtgaagaatgtggcaaagccttcgGCTGGTCCTCAAGCCTTGCTAACCACCAGAGAATTCATGCTggacagaaaccctacaaatgtaaagaatgtggcaaagcctttagtaATTTCTCAGTCCTTACTAAACATAaggtaattcatactggagagaaaccctacaaatgtgaagaatgtggcaaagcctttggCTGGTCCTCTAGCCTTACTAAACACCAAAGAATTCatgctggagagaaaccctacaaatgtgaagaatgtggcaaaacctttaagtggttctcaaaccttagttatcataagaaaattcatactggagagaaaccctataaatgtgaagaatgtggcaaaggcttTAGTACGTTCTCAGTCCTTACTAAACATAaggtaattcatactggagagaaactctacaaatgtgaagaatgtggcaaagcctatAAGTGGCGCTCAACCCTTAGTTatcataagaaaattcatactagagagaaaccctataaatgtgaagaatgtggcaaaggcttCAGTATGTTCTCAACCCTTACTAAACATAaggtaattcatactggagagaaaccctacaaatgtgaagaatgtggcaaagccttcagCTGGCTCTCAGTCTTTAGTAAACATAAAGAAACTCATGCTGGAGAGAAattctacaaatgtgaagaatgtggtaaAAGCTTTAGTAGGTTCTCAGTCCTTACTAAACATAaggtaattcatactggagagaaactctacaaatgtgaagaatgtggcaaagcctatAAGTGGTCCTCAACCCTTAGTTATCATaaaaaaattcatactggagagaaaccccacaagtgtgaagaatgtggcaaaggcttTAGTACTTTCTCAATccttactaaacataagagaattcatactggagagaaaccctacaaatgtaaagaatgtggcaaaggcttTAGTAGATTCTCAATCCTTACTAAACATAaggtaattcatactggagagaaaccctacaaatgtgaagaatgtggcaaagccttcagCCGGTTCTCAGTCTTTagtaaacataagaaaattcatgCTGGAGGGAAATTTTACAAACGTGAAGAATGTGACAAGGCTTTTAAACAGTCCTCAACCCTTACTACatataagaaaattcatactggagagaaacacTAG
- the LOC112612821 gene encoding zinc finger protein 676-like isoform X4: MLENYRNLVFLAGIAAFKPDLIIFLEQGKEPWNMKRHEMAEEPPVICSHFAQDLWPEQGIEDSFQKVTLRRYEKCGPENLQLKIGCTNVDECKVHKEGYNQLNHSLTTTQSKVFQCGKYANVFHKCSNSNRRKVRHTGKKLLKCKEYVRSFCMRSHLSHHKRIYSRENSYKCEEDGKAFNWSSTLTYHKRIHTGKKLYKCKECGKAFSNFSVLTKHKVIHTGEKPYKCEEHGKAFSWSSSLTKHKRIHAGEKPYKCEECGKAFNTFSVLTKHKVIHTGEKPYKCEECGKAFGWSSSLANHQRIHAGQKPYKCKECGKAFSNFSVLTKHKVIHTGEKPYKCEECGKAFGWSSSLTKHQRIHAGEKPYKCEECGKTFKWFSNLSYHKKIHTGEKPYKCEECGKGFSTFSVLTKHKVIHTGEKPYKCEECGKAFSWLSVFSKHKETHAGEKFYKCEECGKSFSRFSVLTKHKVIHTGEKLYKCEECGKAYKWSSTLSYHKKIHTGEKPHKCEECGKGFSTFSILTKHKRIHTGEKPYKCKECGKGFSRFSILTKHKVIHTGEKPYKCEECGKAFSRFSVFSKHKKIHAGGKFYKREECDKAFKQSSTLTTYKKIHTGEKH; encoded by the exons ttatATGTTCTCATTTTGCTCAAGACCTTTGGCCAGAGCAGGGCATAGAAGATTCTTTCCAAAAAGTGACATTGAGAAGATATGAAAAATGTGGACCTGAGAATTTACAGTTAAAAATTGGTTGTACCAATGTGGATGAGTGTAAGGTGCACAAAGAAGGTTATAATCAGCTTAACCATAGTTTGACAACTACACAGAGCAAAGTATTTCAATGTGGCAAATATGCAAATGTCTTTCATAAATGTTCAAATTCAAACAGACGTAAGGTAAGGcatactggaaagaaacttttgaAATGTAAAGAATATGTCAGATCATTTTGCATGCGTTCACACCTATCTCACCATAAAAGAATTTACAGTAGAGAGAAttcctacaaatgtgaagaagaTGGCAAAGCCTTTAACTGGTCCTCAACCCTTACTTatcataagagaattcatactggaaagaaactctacaaatgtaaagaatgtggcaaagcctttagtaATTTCTCAGTCCTTACTAAACATAaggtaattcatactggagagaaaccctacaaatgtgaagaacaTGGCAAAGCCTTCAGCTGGTCCTCAAGCCTTACTAAACACAAGAGAATTCatgctggagagaaaccctacaaatgtgaagaatgtggcaaagcctttaa TACGTTCTCAGTCCTTACTAAACATAaggtaattcatactggagagaaaccctacaaatgtgaagaatgtggcaaagccttcgGCTGGTCCTCAAGCCTTGCTAACCACCAGAGAATTCATGCTggacagaaaccctacaaatgtaaagaatgtggcaaagcctttagtaATTTCTCAGTCCTTACTAAACATAaggtaattcatactggagagaaaccctacaaatgtgaagaatgtggcaaagcctttggCTGGTCCTCTAGCCTTACTAAACACCAAAGAATTCatgctggagagaaaccctacaaatgtgaagaatgtggcaaaacctttaagtggttctcaaaccttagttatcataagaaaattcatactggagagaaaccctataaatgtgaagaatgtggcaaaggcttTAGTACGTTCTCAGTCCTTACTAAACATAag gtaattcatactggagagaaaccctacaaatgtgaagaatgtggcaaagccttcagCTGGCTCTCAGTCTTTAGTAAACATAAAGAAACTCATGCTGGAGAGAAattctacaaatgtgaagaatgtggtaaAAGCTTTAGTAGGTTCTCAGTCCTTACTAAACATAaggtaattcatactggagagaaactctacaaatgtgaagaatgtggcaaagcctatAAGTGGTCCTCAACCCTTAGTTATCATaaaaaaattcatactggagagaaaccccacaagtgtgaagaatgtggcaaaggcttTAGTACTTTCTCAATccttactaaacataagagaattcatactggagagaaaccctacaaatgtaaagaatgtggcaaaggcttTAGTAGATTCTCAATCCTTACTAAACATAaggtaattcatactggagagaaaccctacaaatgtgaagaatgtggcaaagccttcagCCGGTTCTCAGTCTTTagtaaacataagaaaattcatgCTGGAGGGAAATTTTACAAACGTGAAGAATGTGACAAGGCTTTTAAACAGTCCTCAACCCTTACTACatataagaaaattcatactggagagaaacacTAG
- the LOC112612821 gene encoding zinc finger protein 728-like isoform X7, giving the protein MLENYRNLVFLAGIAAFKPDLIIFLEQGKEPWNMKRHEMAEEPPVICSHFAQDLWPEQGIEDSFQKVTLRRYEKCGPENLQLKIGCTNVDECKVHKEGYNQLNHSLTTTQSKVFQCGKYANVFHKCSNSNRRKVRHTGKKLLKCKEYVRSFCMRSHLSHHKRIYSRENSYKCEEDGKAFNWSSTLTYHKRIHTGKKLYKCKECGKAFSNFSVLTKHKVIHTGEKPYKCEEHGKAFSWSSSLTKHKRIHAGEKPYKCEECGKAFNTFSVLTKHKVIHTGEKPYKCEECGKAFGWSSSLANHQRIHAGQKPYKCKECGKAFSNFSVLTKHKVIHTGEKPYKCEECGKAFGWSSSLTKHQRIHAGEKPYKCEECGKTFKWFSNLSYHKKIHTGEKPYKCEECGKGFSTFSVLTKHKVIHTGEKPYKCEECGKAFSWLSVFSKHKETHAGEKFYKCEECGKSFSRFSVLTKHKVIHTGEKLYKCEECGKAYKWSSTLSNSYWRETLQM; this is encoded by the exons ttatATGTTCTCATTTTGCTCAAGACCTTTGGCCAGAGCAGGGCATAGAAGATTCTTTCCAAAAAGTGACATTGAGAAGATATGAAAAATGTGGACCTGAGAATTTACAGTTAAAAATTGGTTGTACCAATGTGGATGAGTGTAAGGTGCACAAAGAAGGTTATAATCAGCTTAACCATAGTTTGACAACTACACAGAGCAAAGTATTTCAATGTGGCAAATATGCAAATGTCTTTCATAAATGTTCAAATTCAAACAGACGTAAGGTAAGGcatactggaaagaaacttttgaAATGTAAAGAATATGTCAGATCATTTTGCATGCGTTCACACCTATCTCACCATAAAAGAATTTACAGTAGAGAGAAttcctacaaatgtgaagaagaTGGCAAAGCCTTTAACTGGTCCTCAACCCTTACTTatcataagagaattcatactggaaagaaactctacaaatgtaaagaatgtggcaaagcctttagtaATTTCTCAGTCCTTACTAAACATAaggtaattcatactggagagaaaccctacaaatgtgaagaacaTGGCAAAGCCTTCAGCTGGTCCTCAAGCCTTACTAAACACAAGAGAATTCatgctggagagaaaccctacaaatgtgaagaatgtggcaaagcctttaa TACGTTCTCAGTCCTTACTAAACATAaggtaattcatactggagagaaaccctacaaatgtgaagaatgtggcaaagccttcgGCTGGTCCTCAAGCCTTGCTAACCACCAGAGAATTCATGCTggacagaaaccctacaaatgtaaagaatgtggcaaagcctttagtaATTTCTCAGTCCTTACTAAACATAaggtaattcatactggagagaaaccctacaaatgtgaagaatgtggcaaagcctttggCTGGTCCTCTAGCCTTACTAAACACCAAAGAATTCatgctggagagaaaccctacaaatgtgaagaatgtggcaaaacctttaagtggttctcaaaccttagttatcataagaaaattcatactggagagaaaccctataaatgtgaagaatgtggcaaaggcttTAGTACGTTCTCAGTCCTTACTAAACATAag gtaattcatactggagagaaaccctacaaatgtgaagaatgtggcaaagccttcagCTGGCTCTCAGTCTTTAGTAAACATAAAGAAACTCATGCTGGAGAGAAattctacaaatgtgaagaatgtggtaaAAGCTTTAGTAGGTTCTCAGTCCTTACTAAACATAaggtaattcatactggagagaaactctacaaatgtgaagaatgtggcaaagcctatAAGTGGTCCTCAACCCTTA gtaattcatactggagagaaaccctacaaatgtga
- the LOC112612821 gene encoding zinc finger protein 728-like isoform X5, producing MLENYRNLVFLVICSHFAQDLWPEQGIEDSFQKVTLRRYEKCGPENLQLKIGCTNVDECKVHKEGYNQLNHSLTTTQSKVFQCGKYANVFHKCSNSNRRKVRHTGKKLLKCKEYVRSFCMRSHLSHHKRIYSRENSYKCEEDGKAFNWSSTLTYHKRIHTGKKLYKCKECGKAFSNFSVLTKHKVIHTGEKPYKCEEHGKAFSWSSSLTKHKRIHAGEKPYKCEECGKAFNTFSVLTKHKVIHTGEKPYKCEECGKAFGWSSSLANHQRIHAGQKPYKCKECGKAFSNFSVLTKHKVIHTGEKPYKCEECGKAFGWSSSLTKHQRIHAGEKPYKCEECGKTFKWFSNLSYHKKIHTGEKPYKCEECGKGFSTFSVLTKHKVIHTGEKPYKCEECGKAFSWLSVFSKHKETHAGEKFYKCEECGKSFSRFSVLTKHKVIHTGEKLYKCEECGKAYKWSSTLSYHKKIHTGEKPHKCEECGKGFSTFSILTKHKRIHTGEKPYKCKECGKGFSRFSILTKHKVIHTGEKPYKCEECGKAFSRFSVFSKHKKIHAGGKFYKREECDKAFKQSSTLTTYKKIHTGEKH from the exons ttatATGTTCTCATTTTGCTCAAGACCTTTGGCCAGAGCAGGGCATAGAAGATTCTTTCCAAAAAGTGACATTGAGAAGATATGAAAAATGTGGACCTGAGAATTTACAGTTAAAAATTGGTTGTACCAATGTGGATGAGTGTAAGGTGCACAAAGAAGGTTATAATCAGCTTAACCATAGTTTGACAACTACACAGAGCAAAGTATTTCAATGTGGCAAATATGCAAATGTCTTTCATAAATGTTCAAATTCAAACAGACGTAAGGTAAGGcatactggaaagaaacttttgaAATGTAAAGAATATGTCAGATCATTTTGCATGCGTTCACACCTATCTCACCATAAAAGAATTTACAGTAGAGAGAAttcctacaaatgtgaagaagaTGGCAAAGCCTTTAACTGGTCCTCAACCCTTACTTatcataagagaattcatactggaaagaaactctacaaatgtaaagaatgtggcaaagcctttagtaATTTCTCAGTCCTTACTAAACATAaggtaattcatactggagagaaaccctacaaatgtgaagaacaTGGCAAAGCCTTCAGCTGGTCCTCAAGCCTTACTAAACACAAGAGAATTCatgctggagagaaaccctacaaatgtgaagaatgtggcaaagcctttaa TACGTTCTCAGTCCTTACTAAACATAaggtaattcatactggagagaaaccctacaaatgtgaagaatgtggcaaagccttcgGCTGGTCCTCAAGCCTTGCTAACCACCAGAGAATTCATGCTggacagaaaccctacaaatgtaaagaatgtggcaaagcctttagtaATTTCTCAGTCCTTACTAAACATAaggtaattcatactggagagaaaccctacaaatgtgaagaatgtggcaaagcctttggCTGGTCCTCTAGCCTTACTAAACACCAAAGAATTCatgctggagagaaaccctacaaatgtgaagaatgtggcaaaacctttaagtggttctcaaaccttagttatcataagaaaattcatactggagagaaaccctataaatgtgaagaatgtggcaaaggcttTAGTACGTTCTCAGTCCTTACTAAACATAag gtaattcatactggagagaaaccctacaaatgtgaagaatgtggcaaagccttcagCTGGCTCTCAGTCTTTAGTAAACATAAAGAAACTCATGCTGGAGAGAAattctacaaatgtgaagaatgtggtaaAAGCTTTAGTAGGTTCTCAGTCCTTACTAAACATAaggtaattcatactggagagaaactctacaaatgtgaagaatgtggcaaagcctatAAGTGGTCCTCAACCCTTAGTTATCATaaaaaaattcatactggagagaaaccccacaagtgtgaagaatgtggcaaaggcttTAGTACTTTCTCAATccttactaaacataagagaattcatactggagagaaaccctacaaatgtaaagaatgtggcaaaggcttTAGTAGATTCTCAATCCTTACTAAACATAaggtaattcatactggagagaaaccctacaaatgtgaagaatgtggcaaagccttcagCCGGTTCTCAGTCTTTagtaaacataagaaaattcatgCTGGAGGGAAATTTTACAAACGTGAAGAATGTGACAAGGCTTTTAAACAGTCCTCAACCCTTACTACatataagaaaattcatactggagagaaacacTAG